A single Choristoneura fumiferana chromosome 9, NRCan_CFum_1, whole genome shotgun sequence DNA region contains:
- the beag gene encoding IC cytokine homolog beag — protein sequence MDERSVEDTPMSQRLTNEDFRKLLMTPRATPAAGAHPAGSVREAMANAGSMPPPTENKSELRRKKKSYYAALKKQEDNKLAELAEKYRDRARERRDGSNELGPTDPTSNTSSAYRAVAPDLKSGMDAKERRRQLIQESKYLGGDMEHTHLVKGLDYALLQKVRSEIQTREQEQEAEMERLVTEAPVEPVKEKKEVVPQEEEIQFKTQMGKNIYNMVMEQKNKKVTRNELFAPGRMAYVVELDEEGTIDSDIPTTLTRSKADVPEPDERSSAASANDVVLEKLTQIFSYLRHGRHRKLKKTKDKGTEKGRAEDTIYGDIGDYVPGERRERRDERPRSGYFDKPVEPEKEEGPGPLPRRAAPAPEERDKRSAALLSRLAAEPEGYAECYPGLREMDDAIDDSDDEVDYTKMDAGNKKGPIGRWDFDTQEEYSAYMSSKEALPKAAFQYGVKTQDGRKTRKTKDKSEKAELDREWQQIQNIIQKRKVPASGDEPNYKTPKY from the exons ATGGACGAACGAAGTGTGGAGGACACTCCGATGTCCCAAAGACTTACAAACGAGGACTTCAGAAAGCTCCTCATGACTCCTCGGGCTACGCCGGCGGCAGGGGCGCACCCCGCTGGCTCAGTGCGCGAAGCCATGGCCAACGCTGG CTCGATGCCGCCACCTACAGAAAACAAAAGTGAGTTGCGCAGGAAGAAAAAATCTTACTATGCTGCCTTGAAGAAACAGGAAGACAACAAATTGGCAGAGCTAGCCGAAAAGTACAGAGACAGAGCCAGGGAGAGGCGAGATGGGTCTAATGAATTAGGTCCCACTGATCCTACAAGCAACACTAGTAGCGCATACAG AGCTGTTGCACCAGATCTTAAATCGGGAATGGATGCTAAAGAAAGAAGACGGCAGCTTATTCAG GAATCTAAGTACCTTGGTGGTGACATGGAACATACTCACTTGGTGAAAGGCTTAGATTATGCCTTGCTACAAAAG GTTCGGTCAGAGATCCAGACGCGCGAGCAGGAACAAGAGGCCGAGATGGAGCGGTTGGTGACAGAAGCCCCCGTCGAGCCCGTCAAGGAGAAGAAGGAAGTGGTGCCA CAAGAGGAAGAAATCCAATTTAAAACGCAGAtgggaaaaaatatttacaacatgGTAATGGAACAGAA GAATAAGAAAGTGACCAGAAATGAGCTTTTCGCGCCGGGACGTATGGCATACGTTGTGGAACTCGACGAAGAGGGCACCATCG ACAGCGACATCCCCACAACGTTGACTAGGAGCAAAGCGGATGTGCCAGAGCCCGACGAACGCAGTTCCGCCGCGAGCGCGAACGACGTTGTCCTAGAGAAACTCACGCAAATCTTCTCGTACCTGCGACACGGGCGGCACAGGAAGCTAAAGAAAACTAAG GACAAGGGCACGGAGAAGGGGCGCGCCGAAGACACGATATATGGCGACATCGGCGATTACGTGCCGGGCGAGAGGCGTGAGCGCCGCGACGAGCGCCCGCGCTCCGGCTACTTCGACAAGCCTGTCGAGCCCGAGAAAGAGGAAG GGCCGGGCCCGCTGCCGCGGCGCGCCGCGCCGGCCCCCGAGGAACGCGACAAGCGCTCCGCAGCACTCCTGTCCCGGCTCGCAGCGGAGCCCGAGGGCTATGCCGAGTGCTACCCCGGCCTGCGGGAAATGGACGACGCCATCGATGATTCTGACGACGAAGTTGACTATACTAAGATGGATGCTGGGAACAAGAAAGGGCCTATCG GCCGTTGGGACTTCGACACCCAGGAAGAGTACTCTGCGTACATGAGCAGCAAGGAGGCGCTGCCGAAGGCCGCGTTCCAGTACGGCGTTAAGACGCAGGACGGCCGCAAGACAAGGAAGACCAAGGATAAGAGCGAGAAGGCGGAGCTCGATCGCGAGTGGCAACAG ATTCAAAATATCATTCAAAAACGAAAGGTACCTGCGAGCGGCGACGAACCAAACTACAAAACTCCCAAATACTAA
- the LOC141431141 gene encoding macrophage migration inhibitory factor-like, whose product MPHFRIETNVPRSKIPQDFVSKAVPILAKSLGKPEQYCVVSVIPDVIMSFGGTTEPCAIANLMSIGALGVEQNKKHAKVLYELVEKELGVPTDRMYITFQDEPTGNVGFKGTTFHAIFG is encoded by the exons ATGCCGCATTTTAGGATTGAAACTAATGTGCCTCGTAGTAAAATACCACAGGACTTTGTCTCTAAAGCTGTGCCAATATTAGCGAAATCCCTCGGGAAACCAGAACAG TATTGTGTAGTGTCCGTTATTCCTGATGTAATAATGAGCTTCGGCGGCACAACTGAGCCATGTGCCATCGCCAATCTGATGTCTATCGGAGCTCTGGGTGTGGAACAGAATAAAAAACACGCCAAAGTTTTGTATGAACTTGTTGAAAAAGAATTAGGCGTGCCTACAGACAG gatgtACATCACTTTCCAAGATGAACCAACTGGTAATGTTGGATTTAAAGGAACCACTTTCCATGCCATCTTCGGATAA